One genomic segment of Myxococcales bacterium includes these proteins:
- a CDS encoding DUF1588 domain-containing protein: MTRSRALPWLLMLAFAACYSAPERAPADDAPSPLPARVWRLSNHELAGVARALAPDVAVTLPSEPNVDGYDNQDEALVVTGPKLDALVELADAVAPALARGFVCAASEPRERCISVFAERLALRLYGRWLSTDERSRFALLDVSTQAAASAPFDGPRVVANAMFPSPHTLYRTELGPEVAPPSPDAVDPSTSLVRLEPHELASAISFLFTGARPTAELLAAAERGELDGSRGRERAARDLLATADGRREVERLVRAWLGVADLSELYKLPEAHPAFSMALRDDMDRELSRFIDATIHGGDGTLRALFATPRAFPTAILGAVYGADLLAPPDAAAGTPTDPTFRRGIVSLAGFLAVHATADATNPVDRGLVVRARMLCDDFAAPPIAAQMLTVDPLDAAKTTREKFEVHGKDPACAGCHAAIDAAGFGLEGYDSIGRRREREHGRPVDTSGELIGTDVAGPFRGAGELGQKLAESNDVRRCFARQVYRFASGRREARSADVRDLAEGLAAGRATDALVRYVARDSFVWRRPQP; encoded by the coding sequence GTGACGAGGTCGCGCGCGCTCCCGTGGCTCCTTATGCTGGCCTTCGCGGCCTGCTATTCGGCGCCCGAGCGGGCGCCGGCGGACGACGCCCCGAGTCCGCTCCCCGCGCGCGTGTGGCGCCTCTCGAACCACGAGCTCGCCGGCGTCGCGAGGGCGCTCGCTCCCGACGTCGCCGTGACGTTGCCGAGCGAGCCCAACGTGGACGGGTACGACAACCAAGACGAGGCGCTCGTCGTGACGGGGCCGAAGCTCGACGCGCTCGTCGAGCTCGCCGACGCCGTGGCCCCGGCGCTCGCGCGAGGCTTCGTGTGCGCCGCCTCCGAGCCTCGCGAGCGGTGCATCTCCGTGTTCGCCGAGCGCCTCGCGCTCCGTCTCTACGGGCGATGGCTCTCGACCGACGAGCGTTCGCGATTCGCGTTGCTCGACGTTTCGACACAGGCCGCTGCGAGCGCCCCCTTCGATGGCCCGAGGGTCGTGGCGAACGCCATGTTTCCGTCGCCGCATACGCTTTACCGCACGGAGCTCGGGCCCGAGGTCGCGCCACCAAGCCCGGACGCCGTCGACCCCTCGACCTCGCTGGTGCGGCTCGAGCCGCACGAGCTCGCCAGCGCCATCTCGTTTCTCTTCACGGGCGCGCGGCCCACGGCTGAACTCCTGGCCGCCGCCGAGCGCGGAGAGCTCGACGGTTCGCGAGGGCGCGAGCGCGCGGCCCGTGACCTCTTGGCGACAGCCGACGGGCGGCGCGAGGTCGAGCGCCTCGTGCGCGCGTGGCTCGGCGTCGCCGATCTCTCCGAGCTCTACAAGCTTCCCGAGGCGCACCCGGCGTTTTCGATGGCGCTCCGCGACGACATGGACCGCGAGCTGTCGCGCTTCATCGACGCCACCATCCACGGCGGCGATGGAACCTTGCGTGCCCTCTTCGCCACGCCGCGCGCGTTCCCGACGGCGATCCTCGGCGCTGTCTACGGCGCCGACCTCCTCGCGCCGCCCGACGCCGCCGCAGGCACGCCCACCGATCCGACGTTTCGCCGAGGCATCGTCTCGCTTGCGGGCTTTCTCGCCGTTCACGCGACGGCCGACGCAACCAATCCCGTCGACCGAGGCCTCGTGGTGCGCGCGCGCATGCTTTGTGACGACTTCGCGGCGCCGCCCATCGCCGCGCAGATGCTGACCGTTGATCCGCTCGACGCCGCGAAGACCACGCGCGAGAAGTTCGAAGTGCATGGGAAAGATCCCGCGTGCGCCGGTTGCCACGCGGCCATCGACGCGGCCGGCTTCGGTCTCGAGGGCTACGACAGCATAGGCCGCCGCCGTGAGCGGGAGCACGGCCGCCCTGTTGATACGAGCGGCGAGCTCATCGGCACCGACGTCGCGGGGCCGTTCCGTGGCGCCGGTGAGCTCGGGCAGAAGCTCGCCGAGAGCAACGACGTGCGTCGGTGTTTTGCCCGGCAGGTGTACCGCTTTGCATCCGGGAGGCGCGAGGCAAGGAGCGCCGACGTTCGCGACCTCGCCGAGGGGCTCGCCGCGGGACGAGCGACGGACGCGCTCGTTCGCTACGTGGCGCGCGACTCGTTCGTGTGGCGGAGGCCTCAGCCATGA
- a CDS encoding protein kinase, which produces MVSESIQARESLTHEQGPTIDDAKAASATGAASDGALEAAAPATAASVPAAPDSKRGFSAATDEGFPVPSVFGGRLLLLKLIARGGMGDVYLAATTGIEGAERPVIVKTVRRDHIHDGSFLARFLDEARVQSQLHHPGIAQVIEASTDESGEPFVVVEYVEGRSLADVRQRAIQLGARINWPEAVAMCIEMAQALAHVHERAGSDGTPLGIVHRDLSPQNVMIGYAGEVKLIDFGTARGHNRRCHTVAGVVFAKPGYVAPEVARQQVGDGRIDVYALGIMLWELCAGRRFLTGDPQKHLEDAAAGKVRVPAIAAEIGAPALLDEVIEKLTANDPDGRYPSASRATADLGRILQEAKSNKGGERGVRGRVASLMKTLWAHEPQRCRAEFARLLKEARPLIKERITPVRSEVASKVADAMNDDAPLAGTPYRVLSKIGEGASGAVYEAEHVELGRAVALKVLSPEHGSAKDAVDRFRREARAIAGLSHPNLCVLYDFGRALDGRVFLAMELLKGQSLDQYLRSARGMDWREAVAIAIEVTRALEAAHSAGVVHRDLKPANLFLLKTGGLKLVDFGVAMALSDVAAQGDEQRQRGFAIFGTPEYMAPEQVAGEPVDGRCDLYALGCVLYELVTGTTPFDGPSNVVVMGKHLREIPEPPRVRAPHRAIPEALDSLIVTALAKKPENRFENAAAMREALEASLVVPEPAPRPRRSKLMSAAIVCALACSGYVGLKLAPAVEARFVDVPPATADMPTGETTVTNAAVAATPAAIAVAPGEAPAAPVVEAVPPTENEATVSVPTVAAATEAKGSAESKAEKADTKSAKAEKAESRPHDNRALDLKRLTEARAQAKAKPGDAQAMKKWATAAYAAGDYRESRHATEAWALRERSPEPRLFLARVLDTLGKRAEARSVLQEVLELHPDLAEARKMVGKMGSPMATPDAPTTRPKVARK; this is translated from the coding sequence ATGGTCTCGGAGAGCATCCAAGCGCGCGAGTCGCTCACCCATGAGCAAGGCCCCACAATCGACGACGCGAAAGCGGCGAGCGCGACGGGCGCGGCGAGCGACGGCGCCCTGGAGGCGGCGGCGCCAGCCACCGCGGCGTCCGTGCCGGCCGCGCCGGACTCGAAACGAGGCTTCTCCGCCGCGACCGACGAAGGGTTCCCCGTGCCGTCGGTCTTTGGCGGCCGGCTCCTGCTCCTCAAGCTCATCGCGCGCGGCGGAATGGGGGACGTCTACCTCGCCGCCACGACCGGCATCGAGGGCGCGGAGCGGCCCGTCATCGTCAAGACCGTGCGTCGCGACCACATCCACGACGGCTCGTTCCTCGCGCGCTTCCTCGACGAGGCCCGCGTTCAATCGCAGCTTCATCACCCGGGCATCGCGCAGGTCATCGAGGCGTCGACCGACGAGAGCGGCGAGCCCTTTGTCGTCGTCGAGTACGTCGAGGGTCGCTCCCTCGCCGACGTGCGGCAACGAGCCATCCAGCTCGGCGCCCGCATCAACTGGCCCGAAGCCGTGGCCATGTGCATCGAGATGGCGCAGGCGCTGGCTCACGTTCACGAGCGCGCTGGCTCCGACGGAACGCCGCTCGGCATCGTGCACCGCGACCTCAGTCCTCAGAACGTCATGATTGGCTACGCCGGTGAGGTGAAGCTCATCGACTTTGGCACCGCTCGCGGCCACAACCGGCGCTGCCACACGGTGGCCGGCGTCGTCTTCGCGAAGCCGGGCTACGTCGCGCCGGAAGTCGCGCGGCAGCAGGTCGGCGATGGCCGCATCGACGTCTACGCCCTCGGCATCATGCTCTGGGAGCTGTGCGCGGGCCGCCGCTTCTTGACCGGCGATCCGCAGAAGCACCTCGAGGACGCAGCCGCCGGCAAGGTCCGCGTCCCGGCCATCGCCGCCGAAATCGGCGCACCGGCACTCCTCGACGAAGTCATCGAGAAGCTCACCGCCAACGATCCCGACGGGCGTTATCCGAGCGCGTCGAGAGCCACGGCGGACCTTGGACGCATTCTTCAGGAGGCGAAGTCCAACAAGGGCGGCGAGCGCGGCGTGCGTGGTCGTGTCGCTTCGCTCATGAAGACCCTTTGGGCGCACGAGCCGCAGCGTTGCCGCGCCGAGTTCGCGCGCCTCCTCAAGGAAGCCCGTCCGCTCATCAAGGAGCGCATCACGCCAGTGCGCAGCGAGGTCGCCTCCAAAGTGGCCGACGCCATGAACGACGACGCGCCGCTCGCGGGGACGCCGTACCGAGTCCTCTCGAAGATCGGCGAAGGCGCCAGCGGGGCCGTCTACGAGGCCGAACACGTGGAGCTGGGGCGTGCCGTCGCACTCAAGGTGCTCTCGCCGGAGCACGGCTCCGCCAAGGACGCCGTCGATCGGTTTCGTCGCGAGGCGCGCGCCATCGCGGGGCTGTCGCACCCGAACCTCTGCGTCCTCTACGATTTCGGGCGAGCCCTCGACGGCCGCGTCTTCTTGGCGATGGAACTCCTGAAGGGGCAGAGTCTCGACCAATACCTGCGCTCCGCTCGCGGTATGGATTGGCGGGAGGCCGTCGCCATCGCCATCGAGGTGACGCGTGCGCTGGAAGCGGCCCACTCGGCGGGCGTCGTGCACCGCGATCTCAAGCCTGCCAACCTCTTCCTCTTGAAGACCGGCGGGCTCAAGCTCGTCGACTTCGGCGTGGCCATGGCGCTCTCCGACGTCGCCGCGCAAGGCGACGAGCAGCGGCAACGCGGCTTCGCGATCTTCGGAACACCCGAGTACATGGCGCCCGAGCAGGTCGCCGGCGAGCCCGTCGACGGCCGTTGCGATCTCTACGCGCTCGGCTGCGTGCTCTACGAGTTGGTCACCGGCACGACGCCCTTCGACGGCCCGTCGAACGTCGTGGTGATGGGCAAACACCTCCGCGAGATCCCCGAGCCGCCGCGCGTTCGCGCGCCGCATCGCGCGATCCCCGAGGCGCTCGACTCGCTCATCGTGACGGCCCTGGCGAAGAAGCCCGAGAATCGGTTCGAGAACGCCGCCGCGATGCGCGAAGCGCTCGAAGCGTCGCTCGTCGTGCCGGAGCCCGCGCCGCGCCCACGTCGGAGCAAGCTGATGAGCGCCGCCATCGTCTGCGCGCTCGCGTGTTCGGGCTACGTCGGCCTCAAGCTGGCTCCCGCGGTAGAGGCGCGTTTCGTCGACGTGCCTCCGGCGACGGCGGACATGCCGACGGGCGAGACCACGGTCACCAACGCCGCTGTGGCGGCGACTCCTGCGGCGATTGCTGTCGCGCCCGGCGAGGCGCCTGCCGCGCCCGTCGTCGAAGCGGTCCCGCCGACGGAGAACGAGGCGACCGTGTCGGTTCCGACCGTCGCCGCCGCGACCGAAGCCAAGGGCTCGGCCGAGTCCAAAGCGGAAAAGGCGGACACCAAGAGCGCGAAGGCGGAGAAGGCCGAGAGCCGCCCCCACGACAACCGCGCGCTCGACCTCAAGCGACTGACCGAGGCCCGTGCGCAAGCGAAGGCGAAGCCCGGCGACGCGCAAGCGATGAAGAAGTGGGCCACGGCGGCCTACGCGGCCGGCGACTACCGCGAGTCGCGTCACGCGACGGAGGCGTGGGCCCTGCGCGAGCGCTCACCGGAGCCGCGGCTCTTCTTGGCGCGGGTCTTGGACACCTTGGGCAAGCGCGCCGAGGCGCGGAGCGTGCTGCAAGAGGTGCTCGAGCTTCACCCCGATCTCGCCGAGGCGCGCAAGATGGTTGGCAAGATGGGCAGCCCCATGGCGACGCCCGACGCGCCCACCACGCGGCCGAAGGTCGCGCGGAAGTAG
- a CDS encoding MATE family efflux transporter: MASLPSGSKGAAAVDFSANPYKTILRLAAPTIVAMLSQSVVNEIDIIFFRMLPAPEDSNAQAALMPCLILVWLFGGSISAISVGTQALTARRLAEGDHKGAAAVLTNAALFCLIAAPISTALAYLVLPHILGRQLPPDALGIAVGYARWRLLGIFSMAMTFGLKGFFDGIGRTHVHFWAAVVMNVFNVLFCWLFIFGNLGAPRMGAAGAGLAAFLSTWIGLFIMIGFTLVARDEFPILRASAVSKTLMASILKLSIPAALATAVMMFGFQRFFDIVGKLDKLAVGGTGEAVNGAATTNIIGVLKLTFTACIAFGTSTATLVAQALGAKRPADAERFGWASVRLGLVVFGVVGLAEGVLFTGNIVDFITDSPAVRDATMVPMRIMGVVTPILAVGMIVSEALFGAGNPKFVAVVQFILIFFVLLPLAYLFAIVFALGLVGIWLAACVYVALAAVAMTLKWKGGSWKTIEL; this comes from the coding sequence ATGGCGAGTCTCCCCAGCGGTTCCAAGGGTGCGGCGGCCGTCGATTTTTCGGCGAACCCCTACAAGACGATCTTGCGCCTCGCGGCGCCGACCATCGTGGCCATGCTCTCGCAGAGCGTCGTCAACGAGATCGACATCATCTTCTTTAGGATGCTCCCGGCGCCAGAGGACTCGAACGCCCAAGCGGCGCTGATGCCGTGCCTCATTCTCGTTTGGCTCTTTGGCGGCTCCATCAGCGCCATCAGCGTCGGGACGCAGGCGCTCACGGCGCGCCGCCTCGCCGAGGGCGATCACAAGGGCGCTGCCGCCGTGCTCACCAACGCGGCCCTCTTCTGCCTCATCGCCGCGCCCATCAGCACGGCCCTCGCGTACCTCGTCTTGCCGCACATCTTGGGTCGACAGCTCCCGCCCGACGCCCTCGGCATCGCCGTCGGCTACGCGCGCTGGCGCCTGCTCGGCATTTTCTCGATGGCGATGACCTTCGGCCTGAAGGGCTTCTTCGACGGCATCGGGCGCACGCACGTTCACTTCTGGGCGGCCGTCGTCATGAACGTCTTCAACGTGCTCTTTTGTTGGCTCTTCATCTTCGGCAACCTCGGGGCTCCGCGCATGGGCGCCGCCGGGGCAGGTCTCGCCGCGTTCCTCTCCACGTGGATTGGCCTCTTCATCATGATCGGCTTCACGCTCGTGGCGCGCGACGAGTTCCCGATCCTTCGCGCGAGCGCCGTCTCGAAGACCCTCATGGCGAGCATCCTCAAGCTGTCGATCCCCGCGGCGCTCGCCACTGCGGTCATGATGTTCGGCTTTCAGCGCTTCTTCGACATCGTCGGAAAGCTCGACAAGCTCGCCGTGGGTGGCACCGGCGAGGCCGTCAATGGCGCGGCGACGACGAACATCATCGGCGTCCTCAAGCTCACCTTCACGGCGTGCATCGCCTTCGGCACCTCAACGGCGACGCTCGTCGCCCAAGCGCTCGGCGCCAAACGCCCGGCCGACGCCGAGCGGTTCGGTTGGGCGAGCGTTCGCCTCGGATTGGTCGTTTTCGGCGTGGTGGGACTCGCGGAGGGCGTGCTCTTCACGGGGAACATCGTCGACTTCATCACCGACTCGCCGGCCGTTCGCGACGCGACCATGGTCCCCATGCGCATCATGGGCGTCGTCACGCCCATCTTGGCCGTGGGCATGATCGTCAGCGAAGCCCTCTTCGGCGCCGGCAACCCAAAGTTCGTCGCCGTGGTGCAGTTCATCTTGATCTTCTTCGTGCTGCTGCCGCTCGCGTACCTCTTCGCCATCGTCTTCGCGCTAGGACTTGTCGGTATCTGGCTCGCCGCCTGCGTGTACGTCGCCCTCGCGGCGGTCGCGATGACGCTCAAGTGGAAGGGCGGCTCGTGGAAGACCATCGAGCTCTGA